From a region of the Neobacillus niacini genome:
- a CDS encoding SDR family oxidoreductase, translating to MNTILITGASSGIGRATALCFAKKGWNVIAGMRSPENETELKVIHNIMVTRLDVEDKESIQESIMLGIETFEEINVLLNNAGHGSMGIFEAATEERIRKQFDVNVFGLMSMTQAVLPHFRANKKGMVINMSSMGGKITLPLMSVYHASKFAVEGFSEALSYELAPQNITVKLIEPGAVNTAFGRRPSDFYFDDKFEDYIQYRCQVMQALGKLKAEMLSPEKVAEVVYLAATDGSSQLRYVVGEDAKSLINLREKSGDEEFIKQISQMF from the coding sequence ATGAATACTATTTTGATTACAGGCGCTTCATCCGGTATTGGACGAGCAACTGCGTTATGTTTTGCAAAGAAAGGTTGGAATGTAATTGCAGGAATGCGTTCCCCTGAGAATGAAACGGAGTTAAAGGTTATTCATAATATAATGGTGACTAGACTTGATGTAGAAGATAAAGAGTCTATTCAGGAATCGATAATGTTAGGGATAGAAACTTTCGAAGAAATTAATGTTCTCCTTAATAATGCAGGCCATGGTTCTATGGGAATCTTTGAAGCAGCAACAGAGGAAAGAATTCGAAAACAATTTGATGTAAATGTTTTCGGATTAATGAGTATGACTCAGGCTGTGTTACCTCATTTCCGTGCTAATAAAAAAGGAATGGTCATCAATATGTCCTCTATGGGTGGAAAAATAACATTACCTCTTATGTCGGTTTATCACGCATCTAAATTTGCTGTTGAGGGCTTTTCCGAGGCATTATCTTATGAATTAGCACCTCAAAACATCACGGTTAAATTAATTGAACCTGGTGCAGTAAACACTGCTTTTGGGAGAAGACCCTCCGACTTCTACTTTGATGATAAATTTGAAGATTATATTCAATATCGTTGTCAGGTCATGCAGGCACTTGGTAAATTGAAAGCGGAAATGCTGTCTCCAGAGAAAGTAGCGGAAGTGGTTTATCTTGCCGCAACAGATGGGTCCAGCCAACTTCGTTACGTGGTGGGAGAAGATGCAAAATCATTAATAAATCTCCGTGAGAAATCAGGTGATGAAGAGTTTATTAAGCAGATCTCTCAAATGTTTTAG
- a CDS encoding undecaprenyl-diphosphatase — protein MNENLFRLINDLGKQYTIVNPAVVFIAEYTVIFLAVAVLLFWFTRVNQNRIMVICGSFTFVIAEIFGKIAGKLHSNHQPFAELSNVNQLIEKAVDNSFPSDHTILFFSFCMTFWLFRGAKGAIWILLALLVGISRIWVGVHYPADILVGAMISIVTAFIVFRVVPKLSIVQKSLGIYEKGESYILPLKKDNYHG, from the coding sequence ATGAATGAGAATTTATTTAGATTGATTAATGATTTAGGTAAACAATATACAATTGTTAATCCTGCTGTTGTATTTATTGCGGAATATACCGTTATTTTCTTAGCAGTAGCAGTTCTTCTATTCTGGTTTACTCGGGTTAACCAGAATAGAATCATGGTGATTTGTGGCTCATTTACATTTGTTATTGCAGAGATTTTTGGAAAGATAGCTGGGAAACTTCATTCGAATCATCAGCCGTTTGCCGAACTATCTAACGTAAATCAGCTAATAGAAAAAGCAGTTGATAATTCATTTCCCAGCGACCACACGATATTGTTTTTTTCATTTTGTATGACATTTTGGTTATTTAGAGGCGCTAAAGGAGCTATCTGGATCCTACTTGCCTTACTTGTTGGCATTTCACGTATTTGGGTCGGGGTTCATTATCCAGCAGATATCTTAGTTGGAGCAATGATTAGTATCGTGACAGCATTCATAGTCTTTCGAGTTGTTCCTAAATTAAGTATCGTTCAAAAATCACTCGGGATTTATGAAAAAGGGGAATCCTATATCCTGCCGTTAAAGAAGGACAATTATCATGGGTGA
- a CDS encoding EAL domain-containing protein produces MAKQFFQSNLVEIVETALSETGLHPNYLELEITESITMDVERSIKTLLELQRIGVKVSIDDFGTGYSSLNYLKRLPIDKLKIDQTFIRECPDDSNSNTLVRTIIIMAHLLKMKVIAEGVESEEQVSFLLGQGCKEAQGYFFSKPLPVSEFETNYLQKRLEK; encoded by the coding sequence CTGGCTAAACAGTTCTTCCAATCAAATTTGGTTGAAATTGTAGAAACTGCCTTAAGCGAGACCGGGCTCCATCCAAATTATTTAGAACTCGAGATTACGGAAAGTATTACGATGGATGTTGAACGTTCGATAAAAACATTATTGGAGTTACAGAGAATTGGGGTCAAGGTAAGTATCGATGATTTTGGTACGGGGTATAGCTCTCTAAATTATCTTAAGAGACTTCCTATTGATAAGCTAAAAATCGACCAAACCTTTATTCGGGAATGTCCTGATGATAGTAACAGCAATACCCTTGTAAGGACGATTATTATCATGGCTCATCTTCTAAAAATGAAGGTCATCGCAGAGGGAGTCGAATCAGAGGAACAAGTATCCTTTCTTCTTGGGCAGGGTTGTAAGGAGGCGCAGGGATATTTTTTCAGTAAACCCCTTCCAGTATCAGAATTTGAAACGAACTATCTACAAAAACGCTTGGAAAAATAA